The following proteins are encoded in a genomic region of Phragmites australis chromosome 9, lpPhrAust1.1, whole genome shotgun sequence:
- the LOC133928609 gene encoding LOW QUALITY PROTEIN: ATP synthase subunit alpha, mitochondrial (The sequence of the model RefSeq protein was modified relative to this genomic sequence to represent the inferred CDS: inserted 2 bases in 1 codon; deleted 2 bases in 2 codons; substituted 2 bases at 2 genomic stop codons) — MEFSSRPVELTTLLESRMTNFYTNFQVDVIDXVVSVGDGIACVYGLNEIQAREMVEFASGVKGIALNLKNENVGIIAFASDIAIKEEDLVKRTGSIVDVHVGNAMPGHVVNTLGVSIDGKGALSNHRQRCVEVKALRIIERKSVHEPMQTGLKAVDSLVPIGRGQQELIIGDRQTGKIAIAIDTILNQKQMNSRGTNESETLYCVYVASGQKRSIMAQLVQIFTDVNALEYSILVAATASDPAPLQFLAPYSGVPWGNXFRDNGIHALIIYDDISKHAVAYRQMSLLLHRPPGLEAFLGDVFYLHSRLLERAAKRSNQTGVGSSTALPVIEAQAGDVSAYIPTNVISITDGQICLETELFYHGIRPAINVGLSISHVGSTTXSKAMKQVCGSSKLELAQYREVAAFTQFGSDLDATTQALFNRGVRLT; from the exons ATGGAATTCTCATCAAGACCTGTAGAACTAACGACTCTCTTAGAAAGTAGAATGACCAACTTTTACACGAATTTTCAAGTGGATGTGATCGATTGAGTGGTCTCAGTTGGAGATGGGATTGCATGTGTTTACGGATTGAACGAGATTCAAGCTAGAGAAATGGTGGAATTTGCCAGCGGTGTGAAAGGAATAGCCTTGAATCTTAAGAATGAGAATGTAGGTATTATTGCCTTTGCTAGTGATATCGCTATTAAAGAAGAAGATCTTGTCAAGCGCACCGGATCTATTGTGGATGTTCATGTGGGAAATGCCATGCCAGGCCATGTGGTTAACACCTTGGGAGTATCTATTGATGGAAAAGGGGCTCTAAGCAATCACAGACAAAGATGTGTCGAAGTGAAAGCCCTCAGGATTATTGAACGTAAATCTGTTCATGAACCCATGCAAACAGGCTTAAAAGCAGTGGATAGCCTGGTTCCTATAGGCCGTGGTCAACAAGAACTTATAATCGGGGATAGACAAACTGGAAAAATAGCAATAGCTATCGATACTATATTAAACCAAAAGCAAATGAACTCAAGGGGCACAAATGAGAGTGAGACATTGTATTGTGTCTATGTTGCGAGTGGACAAAAACGCTCGATTATGGCACAATTAGTTCAAATTTTTACAGATGTGAATGCTTTGGAATATTCCATTCTTGTAGCAGCCACCGCTTCGGATCCTGCTCCTCTGCAATTTTTGGCCCCATATTCAGGTGTGCCATGGGGGAA ATTCCGCGATAATGGAATACATGCAttaatt atatatgatgataTAAGTAAACATGCGGTAGCATATCGACAAATGTCATTATTGTTACACCGACCACCAGGATTGGAGGCTTTCCTTGGGGATGTTTTCTATTTACATTCTCGTCTCTTAGAAAGAGCCGCTAAACGATCGAACCAGACAGGTGTAGGTAGCTCGACTGCGTTACCCGTGATTGAAGCACAAGCTGGAGACGTATCAGCCTATATC CCCACCAATGTGATCTCCATTACAGATGGACAAATATGTTTGGAAACAGAGCTCTTTTATCATGGAATTAGACCTGCTATTAACGTTGGTTTATCCATCAGTCACGTCGGGTCTACCACTTAGTCGAAAGCTATGAAACAAGTTTGTGGTAGTTCAAAATTGGAATTGGCACAATATCGTGAAGTGGCCGCCTTCACTCAATTTGGGTCAGACCTTGATGCTACGACTCAGGCATTATTCAATAGAGGTGTAAGGCTTACTTAA